In Heterodontus francisci isolate sHetFra1 chromosome 30, sHetFra1.hap1, whole genome shotgun sequence, a genomic segment contains:
- the ptrh2 gene encoding peptidyl-tRNA hydrolase 2, mitochondrial isoform X2: MESLTTPLALGILAGVGCGLCLGWMVRGRFVGSLKTLPSVRNAGMETRTMREGGEYKMVLVVRNDLKMGKGKVAAQCSHAAVSAYRQVQKRNPDLLRQWEYCGQPKVVVKAPDEDCIIDLLAHAKELGLTVSLIQDAGHTQVAPGSRTVLGIGPGLAKLVDKVTGHLKLY; this comes from the coding sequence ATGGAGTCTCTGACCACCCCATTGGCTTTAGGAATTTTAGCCGGAGTTGGATGTGGTTTGTGCCTGGGTTGGATGGTACGTGGACGATTTGTTGGATCCTTAAAAACTCTGCCCTCTGTGCGAAACGCAGGGATGGAGACACGCACCATGAGGGAGGGCGGGGAGTACAAGATGGTTTTGGTAGTCCGTAACGACCTGAAGATGGGGAAGGGTAAAGTGGCAGCTCAGTGCTCACATGCCGCCGTCTCTGCATACAGGCAAGTCCAGAAACGGAATCCAGATCTGCTCAGACAGTGGGAATATTGCGGGCAACCCAAAGTGGTCGTCAAGGCACCAGATGAGGACTGCATCATTGATCTGCTGGCGCACGCCAAGGAGCTAGGGCTGACTGTGAGTTTGATCCAGGATGCTGGTCACACACAGGTAGCTCCTGGGTCACGTACTGTCCTGGGCATTGGACCAGGCTTAGCAAAATTAGTCGACAAAGTTACAGGGCACCTTAAACTTTATTGA
- the ptrh2 gene encoding peptidyl-tRNA hydrolase 2, mitochondrial isoform X1, with protein MRRCGLGLGPWERVALQLKREIYERQLQVFAERYSMESLTTPLALGILAGVGCGLCLGWMVRGRFVGSLKTLPSVRNAGMETRTMREGGEYKMVLVVRNDLKMGKGKVAAQCSHAAVSAYRQVQKRNPDLLRQWEYCGQPKVVVKAPDEDCIIDLLAHAKELGLTVSLIQDAGHTQVAPGSRTVLGIGPGLAKLVDKVTGHLKLY; from the exons ATGCGCCGGTGCGGGCTGGGTTTGGGGCCTTGGGAACGCGTTGCTCTGCAGTTGAAGCGGGAAATCTATGAGCGGCAGCTGCAG GTGTTTGCAGAGAGGTACAGTATGGAGTCTCTGACCACCCCATTGGCTTTAGGAATTTTAGCCGGAGTTGGATGTGGTTTGTGCCTGGGTTGGATGGTACGTGGACGATTTGTTGGATCCTTAAAAACTCTGCCCTCTGTGCGAAACGCAGGGATGGAGACACGCACCATGAGGGAGGGCGGGGAGTACAAGATGGTTTTGGTAGTCCGTAACGACCTGAAGATGGGGAAGGGTAAAGTGGCAGCTCAGTGCTCACATGCCGCCGTCTCTGCATACAGGCAAGTCCAGAAACGGAATCCAGATCTGCTCAGACAGTGGGAATATTGCGGGCAACCCAAAGTGGTCGTCAAGGCACCAGATGAGGACTGCATCATTGATCTGCTGGCGCACGCCAAGGAGCTAGGGCTGACTGTGAGTTTGATCCAGGATGCTGGTCACACACAGGTAGCTCCTGGGTCACGTACTGTCCTGGGCATTGGACCAGGCTTAGCAAAATTAGTCGACAAAGTTACAGGGCACCTTAAACTTTATTGA